The Terriglobales bacterium region GCCATTCGGGGCACGGTGCTGGACGCGGCCGGGGCACGGGTGCCCGGGGCGAAGGTGACGGCCATCCACGTCCATACGGCCGTGACGCGCTCCACCCGGACCGACTCCGAGGGACAGTTCTGGTTGCAGCTCCTGCTGCCAAACGAATACGAGGTGCACGTCAGCGCCGACGGCATGCGAAGCGAGCGGCGCACCGGGCTGCACGTCGAGGTGGGCGCGGTGGTGGAGCTGGAGTTCCGGCTGGCGGTGGCTGGACCGGAGCCGGTGGTGACGGTGGAGGGCGATGCGCCGCTGGTGGAGACCCGGCCGCAGGCGGTCTCCGCCGTGATCGACCGGCGGGCCATTGAGGAATTGCCGCTCGACGGGCGCCGCTACACCGATCTCGCCCTGCTGACTCCGGGCACGGTGCAGGACCCGCGCGGCCTTACTTCGGCCACGAACGGCGACCTGGCGTTCGGCGGCGTGCGCGGCTACCAGTCCTCGTTCCTGGTGGATGGCGCGGACAACAACAACGCCTTCTTCGCCCAGGCGCGCGGACGTTACCGCGCTCCCTACCAGTTCAGCAACGAGGTGGTACAGGAGTTTCGCGTCTCGTCGAACACCTACGGGGCGGAGCTGGGGCGGGCCGGCGGGGCGGTCATCAACGTGGTGACCCGCTCGGGCTCCAACCAGTTGCATGGCAGCTTCTTCTATTTCCTCCGCGACAGCGAGTTCGCCGCTCAGCCTGCGGGCCTGCCCTCGAAACCCTCCGACCGCCGCCACCAGGTGGGCGGGACGGTAGGCGGCAGGTTGATCAAGAACCAGGTCTTCTACTTCCTGGGATTCGACCAGCACATCTTCCACGTGCCCAACGTGGTGCTGTTCGGGGACGGGTCGCCGGTGGTGACCCCCACGGCGGACGACTTCGAGGCCACCGACCAGGCGCTGGTGTTCGCGGCGGCGGAAGACCTTTCCGCCCTGGGAGGGGAATTCGAGTCGTCGCTGATCGGTAACGCCGCCTTCGCCAAGGTGGACGTGGCGCTTTCGCCGCGGCACTACCTGTCAGGACGGCTGAGCACCTCGCGCTACTACGGCGACAACAACGTGTTCTTCGACCCCTCCAGTCCGGCGCGGAACTTCGCCATCAGTTCGAACGGAGAGGAAATCGTGGACACGCTGAGCGCGGTGGCCTCGCTCACTAGCGGGCTCAGCTTCCGCGCCACCAGCCATCTGCGGGTGCAAGCCTCCTGGGACAACCAGCGCTCGCGGGCCAACTCCGCCGAGGCGCGCACCGTGATCAGCGACGTGCTCGAAGGTTTCGGCCGCTCCAGCATCCTGCCGCGGCAGACCGACGAAAGCCGCGTGCACATCGCGGAAACGCTGAGCCTGGACGGCCGCCGCCATTCTTTCAAGTTCGGCGGCGACTTCAGCAACGTGAACATCACCAACACGTTTCCCTTGCTGTTCGGCGGGCAGTACACCTTCCGCAACATCCGCGTGAACCCGTTCACCTTCCAGCCCCAGACCTTCGGGCTGGCGTTGACGCCGCTGCGCGCTTTCGCTCATGAGGTGCCGCGCTTCTACTCGCAGAACTTCGGCAGCGCGGCTTCCCATCCCGACACGCGCGAGTACGCGCTGTTCGCACAGGACACCATCCGCGTGACCGACCGGTTCGCGCTCACCCTGGGGGTGCGCTGGGACCTGCAGACCTTCCGCAGCGACCGCCTGGTCACGAACCCCATCTGGCCGGATTCGGGCAAAGTACCTACCGATACCAACAATGTGGCCCCCCGGGTGGGCTTCGCGCTTTCTTTCGGGGAAGGACGGCCGTGGGTCGTCCGCGGCGGCTACGGCATTTTCTACACACGCATCCCGCAGATCTACAACTCGGCGATCGAGACCGAGAACGGCCTGAATAATTCCCACCTGATTCTGGACAACGCCGATTTCTTCGACCGCATGCTGTTCCCCACCTATCCCAACCCGCTGGTGGCGTGCGGCGTTAGGGCGGTCACCTGCGCGGCGCCGGCGTCGGTAACGTCGCGGCTGACCACGGAGATTTCTTCCTTCGCGCGCGACTTCCAGACGCCCTTCGTGCAGCAGGCCAGCCTGACGGTGGAACGCGAAGTAGCGCGGCGGTTCGCTATCGGCGTGGCGTATCTCTACGTGCACGGGGAGCACCTGATCCGCGCGCGCGACGTCAACCTGCCCGAGCCGGTGGAGCTCACGTATCCGGTCTTCGACGACACCACGTTCAGCGGCGACTT contains the following coding sequences:
- a CDS encoding TonB-dependent receptor, yielding MLLLAIPSLLAHAQDAATGAIRGTVLDAAGARVPGAKVTAIHVHTAVTRSTRTDSEGQFWLQLLLPNEYEVHVSADGMRSERRTGLHVEVGAVVELEFRLAVAGPEPVVTVEGDAPLVETRPQAVSAVIDRRAIEELPLDGRRYTDLALLTPGTVQDPRGLTSATNGDLAFGGVRGYQSSFLVDGADNNNAFFAQARGRYRAPYQFSNEVVQEFRVSSNTYGAELGRAGGAVINVVTRSGSNQLHGSFFYFLRDSEFAAQPAGLPSKPSDRRHQVGGTVGGRLIKNQVFYFLGFDQHIFHVPNVVLFGDGSPVVTPTADDFEATDQALVFAAAEDLSALGGEFESSLIGNAAFAKVDVALSPRHYLSGRLSTSRYYGDNNVFFDPSSPARNFAISSNGEEIVDTLSAVASLTSGLSFRATSHLRVQASWDNQRSRANSAEARTVISDVLEGFGRSSILPRQTDESRVHIAETLSLDGRRHSFKFGGDFSNVNITNTFPLLFGGQYTFRNIRVNPFTFQPQTFGLALTPLRAFAHEVPRFYSQNFGSAASHPDTREYALFAQDTIRVTDRFALTLGVRWDLQTFRSDRLVTNPIWPDSGKVPTDTNNVAPRVGFALSFGEGRPWVVRGGYGIFYTRIPQIYNSAIETENGLNNSHLILDNADFFDRMLFPTYPNPLVACGVRAVTCAAPASVTSRLTTEISSFARDFQTPFVQQASLTVEREVARRFAIGVAYLYVHGEHLIRARDVNLPEPVELTYPVFDDTTFSGDFFSVDSFSTWQLAPSLTCPFPPCINEPVRPLAGVGAINVFDSAASSVYHGLTVSARRRMTDGLYFRVAYTFGQALDDNQDALLVGPVSVQNSFATRLERGRSVTDQRHRLAVSWIYEFKHFGADQPTLRALFNDWRISGVFTRGSGRPVNARISGDANGDNNFSNDRLPGFRRNAFTGPDYATMDARLARRLFAARRVKLDLMVETFNVFNRNNKRVNIGDDGFADTAANFIPITATAGGAIFPAFYQRLSSFLRPVRSYSPRQIQFAIKAVF